Proteins from a single region of Bombus vancouverensis nearcticus chromosome 5, iyBomVanc1_principal, whole genome shotgun sequence:
- the e(y)3 gene encoding PHD finger protein enhancer of yellow 3 isoform X6, translating into MFNHAEIVVPAEDTKDESMEEEVNLTLKLEETESQSEIMKNDIEVDPENKKENSTEEIVKESQVEVIKNDVADEPENQQSSAFHEEIINESQPEIVTKSQLEIIKSDGKEEPETRKYATLPKETLIENEKNFVINMDDNIAHSANVETASDIEMNAEKVVKITDAEDLELNKNEELSNKQQLEDNLKCDTNKDNLKDILETASKVEDIFSEEQCQSTQDIVTSILDDVRNATDFKNILSTEAVVANEIEEVLQQSGNIPLAETEIEELTEKLPQDSEDILNKDMEDSISEHIDSLEGLLGLDLIPEGEDSSLKATKAEEELQKSDQLSKVVDMSLLLEQSDPISDMAQTSDYITQVISSCLTDRNDLPLETTKKSNTIEVVDDKVKKSPASDILKIDGSIIVESIDKDENVEDLQKDLKQVTDLEENELDIDFEEAQLESVGDLEDIESQPEIDKNDVDEESENIKNAGLSEEIVAEDQENLVINMDDNTVNATNVETASDIEIELASDILLHNMDHNDKAENVGDIQKDLKVDSDLTETELDIEFEEAHLESVGDLEEIESQAEITKSDLEEIESQAEITKGDVKETEPQEEIAESDLEEIKLQAEIANSDIKEIESQVEMPESDVEETESQTEIAKGDVEETEVQIKIAEDNVEETESQTERAEDNVEETESQAKIAEGNVEETESQTERAEDNVEETESQAEIIKGDIKETESKIKINKSNIEETETQINIAKDNVEEEPENKNNMELTEEIIIESQPEIMKSSVEEECENKKKMEFTEKIVTESQPKIMKCDIEEESENKKELPVELPIELPAKLPEKIVIEDQENLIINMDNNTVNLANVERASNIDTSNILLHNMDCYGKEEDVGDLQKVLKGDTNLTENELGMDFEGAPLESVNDLAETELQPAITKIDVEEESENRKHIELPGKIVTEPQPEVVKNADEEEHENRKGVEFSEEIITKIQENLVIDMDVNSVDLSNVERSNDIETQLTSDILLHNMGQDNKDNNFENLQKDLREGTNLDMDFEEAPLESITDLEETESQSGIVKNDIEGDSSEDRKNAGLPEAIVTEDNPAEGNLTEDNLTEDNLAEENLVTNMKDNIADFPNMERSSDIELELPSDILLPNVDHDENLDDARSAIETSQPSSEISELESAVKFLQESEEQAMDSPLVLSPKMMESVVDDISKQADASSLFVPNEDICENTSELEVELQNITTDSISISEAEIISEAAKLESERKLAEQIKIVALQDKFEIDDDKETINEGIIEGKITLSETKFGVTPLENIEIQQLRNLESNKVSDAVITLPHVSPNVLKTSESIPKVSILEERLREPPKIEIPTTDVAKVSLSPNISKDSLLIQKDAKLIAYQKMLESPKMSDKSESKIVDTPRKDSEKHDFENVGSPRIILKIAKSAITDCGEPRSPKSPKIRSATNSPNPEDSPGQKLGKIKLKLSKGGHPSIISNENIEEVGQWYSEGSSSLSPLGMKIKFSKSGDPSIVSAEKYESIDDCKEGKHKFEETVRTESPIGMKIKLSKSGDASIVQQDAKEMQIKHKDKLDMVQESPKRTESPIGMKIKLSKTGDASIIQSERQDFLEEYKDNVQIKPKEKLESCYGSPKRTDSPIGMKIKLSKSGDASIVSPDLLEENKDINKMKDKLELSPEIPKRTESPIGMKIKLAKTKGGGASIISVENSEEVKDKLEIPDIPKRTESPLGMKIKLSKTGDASIVHSEVLDEIKDKMDTVQDASKSLESSHIEVSEEEQSVETIHETLPKIDSPLGMKIKLSKFGDASIVSLEKQEQLEESPKRTESPLGMKIKLSKSGDASIIQTDTSEDANKTIRTIEAEHTKTTDASLGMKIKLLKTGDASIVDPEKKDREQRRRDAESSLEMKIKLSKTGHPTIVACDNQAEVYKSKEAVDPPQNFAQRYKEPGQIGHKEPALKILKSGNSTILQSNRSELTIEPVQMQGKKLENVIEMSPKRKDITIAPIESKKSKLETQLTQILPEVTIQPVTSREQKQFLFDPKNSAISLQQMNVINQEISITQVRPQKSTDASMNEKLKDILSKNVSGSPLNSDCEIIEHRSELIIVNENSNSSQDVVIIEEVSTNRMPEVKVPKKRGRPRRNPLPQGITHPPPHLLISRDPLPLDDAQQMQQPQVPHFPQSRENERPKRTCRSQKSYAPPRRGRGRGRGKRKLDTVDPQIMKKPRIEQDLNAIEASTTAVITIDDSGLQQESFGKSPELYKALKQPVMDSKIVNSSGKVNKKIMGQKNGGVKSANIVNNTLPDSTGMQSETNKPPEMRLPKPISNEVKDKKLADIVPERMQKTATKLESDIRSDKPMENAKLENKDMLVPPGHPNWLTPALKRTENATKHENMSMVQVIDEETRMSAESSSRSQTPARNISAPASDTIVNEESQGSVLSTATTESEKVKVKNRRMEINFDPDEGPFTVDKIAEYEWPLDRKGETFMIQEQISQYLGVKSFKRKYPDLKRRVVDMEERNYLRENGLVSEAMCDMGLTAICSSEVLDVMCSDFPDQYEEYRKHMREKQVKEHSKKQKELTAAANAEKNRIDLAEMAVQSALSWNISLNKARRENRKCSLDLQTFTIHVPKKQQEVESERRIGHYPVALIPGQYTDYYREYTPAELRYYPLNTVLYGPMRPNERKFDSQSEGSQSDTDSDSSSDDSSSSSSEGTQDTEGSQSTMDDVDMEITNRKDEIKLKCKMCLKTLNKHSKNEVLIQCGTCNGHVHPSCIDLTLDMVPHIQSYAWQCTDCKTCAQCHDPADEDKMLFCDMCDRGYHIYCVGLRRVPQGRWHCQECAVCVNCGSREPGGINSDRNSVAQWQHEYKKGDKNIRVYVSTLCVPCSKLRGDQGNATRQEKLSM; encoded by the exons ATGTTCA ATCATGCTGAAATCGTAGTACCTGCAGAGGATACAAAAGATGAAAGTATGGAAGAAGAAgtaaatttaactttaaaacttGAAGAAACTGAATCACAGtcagaaataatgaaaaatgataTAGAAGTGGATCCTGAAAATAAAAAGGAGAATTCAACTGAAGAAATTGTAAAAGAGTCACAGGTGGAAGTAATTAAAAATGATGTCGCAGATGAGCCTGAAAATCAACAGAGTAGTGCGTTTCACGAAGAGATTATAAATGAATCACAACCTGAAATTGTAACTAAATCACAGTTAGAAATAATCAAAAGTGATGGTAAAGAAGAGCCTGAAACTAGAAAGTATGCAACACTTCCTAAAGAAActttaatagaaaatgaaaaaaattttgTCATTAATATGGATGATAATATTGCACATTCAGCAAATGTGGAAACAGCAAGTGATATTGAAATGAATGCagaaaaagttgtaaagataACTGATGCAGAAGATCTAGAGTTAAATAAGAATGAGGAGCTCTCTAACAAGCAACAATTGGAAGATAATTTAAAGTGCGATACCAATAAGGAtaatttgaaagatattttagaAACTGCTAGTAAAGTAGAAGATATATTTTCCGAAGAACAGTGCCAAAGTACACAGGATATTGTTACAAGTATCCTAGATGATGTAAGAAATGCAActgatttcaaaaatattttaagcacGGAAGCTGTGGTAGCAAATGAAATAGAAGAGGTTCTTCAACAATCTGGAAATATTCCATTAGCAGAAACTGAAATTGAAGAATTGACTGAAAAATTACCACAGGATTCAGAAGATATCCTAAATAAGGATATGGAGGATTCAATCTCAGAACACATAGATTCCCTAGAAGGACTGTTAGGTTTAGATTTAATACCAGAGGGAGAGGATTCCTCATTGAAAGCAACAAAAGCTGAAGAGGAACTTCAGAAATCAGACCAATTATCAAAGGTTGTAGACATGAGTCTTTTATTAGAACAATCAGATCCCATTTCTGACATGGCACAAACTTCTGATTATATAACACAGGTGATCAGTAGTTGTTTAACAGATAGAAATGATTTACCATTAGAAACTACAAAGAAATCCAATACAATTGAAGTTGTTGATGATAAAGTTAAAAAATCTCCAGCTAGTGATATATTGAAAATCGATGGAAGTATAATTGTTGAGTCTATAGATAAGGATGAAAATGTTGAAGATTTACAAAAAGATTTAAAGCAAGTTACGGACCTAGAAGAAAATGAATTGGACATAGATTTTGAAGAAGCTCAATTGGAGTCTGTAGGTGATCTCGAAGACATAGAATCACAGCCagaaatagataaaaatgaTGTTGATGAAGAatctgaaaatattaaaaatgcagGACTTTCTGAAGAAATTGTAGCGGAAGATCAAGAAAATTTAGTTATTAATATGGATGATAATACTGTAAATGCAACAAATGTGGAAACAGCCAGTGATATTGAAATAGAATTAGCTTCAGATATCTTGCTGCATAACATGGATCATAATGACAAAGCTGAAAATGTAGGAGATATACAGAAAGATTTAAAAGTGGATAGTGATTTAACAGAAACTGAATTGGATATCGAATTTGAGGAAGCACACCTGGAATCTGTAGGTGATCTTGAAGAAATAGAATCACAGGCAGAAATAACTAAAAGTGATCTCGAAGAAATAGAATCACAGGCAGAAATAACTAAAGGTGACGTTAAAGAAACAGAACCACAGGAAGAAATAGCTGAAAGTGATctcgaagaaataaaattacagGCAGAAATAGCTAACAGtgatattaaagaaatagaatcaCAAGTAGAAATGCCTGAAAGTGATGTTGAAGAAACAGAATCACAGACAGAAATAGCTAAAGGTGATGTTGAAGAAACAGAAGTACAGATAAAAATAGCTGAAGATAATGTTGAAGAAACAGAATCACAGACAGAAAGAGCTGAAGATAATGTTGAAGAAACAGAATCACAGGCAAAAATAGCTGAAGGTAATGTTGAAGAAACAGAATCACAGACAGAAAGAGCTGAAGATAATGTTGAAGAAACAGAATCACAGGCAGAAATAATTAAAGGTGATATTAAAGAAACAGAatcaaagataaaaataaataaaagcaatATTGAGGAAACAGAAACACAGATAAATATAGCTAAAGATAATGTTGAAGAAGAACctgaaaataaaaacaatatggAACTTACTGAAGAAATTATAATTGAATCACAGCCAGAAATAATGAAAAGTAGTGTTGAAGAAGAGTgtgagaataaaaagaaaatggaatTTACTGAAAAAATTGTAACTGAATCACAGCCAAAAATAATGAAGTGTGATATTGAAGAAGAGTCTGAGAATAAAAAAGAACTTCCTGTAGAACTTCCTATAGAACTTCCCGCAAAACTTCCTGAAAAGATTGTAATAGAAGATCaggaaaatttaattattaatatggaTAATAATACTGTAAATTTGGCAAATGTAGAAAGAGCAAGTAATATTGATACTTCAAATATCTTGTTGCATAATATGGATTGTTATGGGAAAGAAGAAGATGTTGGGGATTTGCAAAAAGTTTTAAAAGGGGATACTAATTTGACAGAAAATGAATTGGGCATGGATTTTGAAGGAGCTCCACTGGAATCTGTAAATGATCTTGCAGAAACAGAATTACAGCCAGCCATAACCAAAATTGATGTTGAAGAGGAATCTGAGAATAGAAAGCACATAGAACTTCCTGGAAAAATTGTAACTGAACCACAGCCAGAAGTAGTAAAGAATGCTGATGAAGAAGAACATGAGAATAGGAAAGGTGTAGAATTCTCTGaagaaattataacaaaaattcaaGAAAATTTAGTTATTGATATGGATGTTAATAGTGTAGATTTATCAAATGTGGAAAGATCAAATGATATTGAAACACAATTAACCTCAGATATCCTGTTGCATAACATGGGTCAAGATAACAAAGATAACAATTTTGAGAATTTGCAAAAGGATTTAAGAGAAGGTACTAACTTGGACATGGACTTTGAAGAAGCCCCATTGGAATCTATAACTGATCTTGAAGAAACAGAGTCACAATCAGGAATTGTGAAAAATGATATTGAAGGGGATTCTTCTGAGGATAGAAAGAATGCAGGACTTCCTGAAGCAATTGTAACAGAAGATAATCCAGCAGAAGGTAATCTAACAGAGGATAATCTAACAGAGGATAATTTAGCAGAAGAAAATTTAGTTACTAATATGAAAGATAATATTGCAGATTTCCCAAATATGGAAAGATCAAGTGACATTGAATTAGAATTGCCTTCAGATATCTTGCTGCCTAACGTGGATCATGATGAAAATTTAGATGATGCTCGGTCTGCCATAGAAACATCTCAACCTAGTTCTGAAATATCTGAGCTTGAATCAGCTGTTAAATTCTTGCAAGAGTCTGAAGAACAAGCAATGGATTCTCCTTTGGTATTATCTCCTAAAATGATGGAAAGTGTCGTAGATGATATATCCAAACAAGCTGATGCATCATCTCTGTTTGTACCTAATGAAGATATATGCGAAAATACGTCAGAATTAGAAGTGGAACTACAGAACATCACGACGGATTCGATTTCTATTTCTGAGGCGGAAATCATCTCGGAAGCTGCGAAACTGGAAAGCGAGAGAAAACTTGCCGAGCAAATTAAAATTGTTGCTTTACAAGACAAGTTTGAGATAGATGATGATAAAGAAACAATAAATGAAGGTATAATCGAAGGGAAGATAACACTATCTGAGACTAAATTTGGCGTAACACCTTTGGAGAACATTGAAATACAGCAATTACGAAACTTAGAAAGCAATAAGGTATCTGACGCAGTGATAACATTACCACATGTTTCACCCAACGTTTTAAAGACATCCGAATCTATACCAAAAGTTTCGATTTTAGAAGAACGTCTAAGGGAACCACCCAAGATAGAAATTCCTACTACAGATGTGGCAAAAGTATCGTTATCTCCGAACATCTCTAAAGATAGCCTCTTGATTCAAAAGGATGCAAAATTAATTGCCTATCAAAAGATGTTGGAATCGCCGAAGATGTCCGATAAATCAGAATCGAAGATAGTTGACACACCACGAAAGGATTCCGAAAAACACGATTTCGAAAATGTAGGATCTCCACGAATCATTTTAAAGATAGCAAAGTCTGCAATCACTGATTGTGGCGAACCAAGATCACCTAAAAGTCCGAAGATCAGATCTGCGACCAACTCGCCAAATCCTGAAGACAGTCCAGGTCAAAAACTAgggaaaataaaattgaaattatctaAAGGAGGTCATCCTTCTATAATATCCAATGAGAACATCGAAGAAGTTGGACAGTGGTATTCCGAAGGATCATCATCGTTATCTCCTCTTggtatgaaaattaaattttcaaaatccGGGGATCCATCTATAGTTTCCGCTGAGAAATACGAATCGATCGATGATTGTAAAGAAGGTAAACACAAATTCGAAGAAACTGTGCGAACAGAATCGCCGATTGGAATGAAAATCAAGTTATCAAAAAGTGGTGATGCGTCTATAGTGCAACAAGATGCAAAAGAAATGCAGATAAAGCATAAAGATAAACTAGATATGGTTCAGGAAAGTCCAAAGAGAACGGAATCTCCAATTGGAATGAAAATTAAGCTTTCAAAGACTGGAGACGCCTCGATAATACAATCCGAGAGACAAGATTTTTTAGAAGAATATAAAGATAATGTGCAAATAAAACCAAAAGAGAAGCTCGAATCATGTTATGGATCTCCCAAGAGAACTGACTCTCCTATAGGAATGAAGATCAAACTATCTAAAAGTGGGGACGCTTCGATCGTTTCTCCGGATTTGctagaagaaaataaagatatcAACAAAATGAAAGATAAATTAGAATTATCTCCAGAAATTCCAAAGAGAACCGAATCCCCAATTGGAATGAAAATTAAGCTAGCAAAAACGAAGGGTGGCGGAGCTTCTATAATATCGGTAGAGAACTCTGAAGAAGTAAAAGACAAGCTAGAAATTCCAGATATTCCCAAACGGACGGAATCGCCGCTTGGAATGAAGATCAAATTGTCCAAAACTGGCGATGCATCGATCGTTCATTCAGAAGTATTGGACGAAATTAAAGATAAAATGGATACAGTTCAAGATGCGTCGAAATCATTGGAGTCATCGCATATTGAGGTCTCGGAAGAAGAGCAATCAGTGGAAACTATACATGAAACTTTGCCAAAAATTGACTCGCCTCTTGGTATGAAGATCAAGCTTTCTAAGTTTGGTGACGCATCCATAGTTTCTTTAGAAAAGCAAGAACAATTGGAAGAAAGTCCCAAGAGAACAGAATCACCTCTTGGTATGAAGATTAAACTATCTAAAAGTGGTGACGCTTCTATCATACAAACTGATACGTCTGAAGATGCAAATAAAACGATACGAACAATCGAGGCAGAACATACTAAAACCACTGATGCTTCTTTAGGTATGAAGATAAAGTTGTTAAAAACCGGAGACGCCTCTATAGTAGATCCAGAAAAGAAGGATAGAGAACAGAGACGTCGAGATGCAGAATCATCTCtggaaatgaaaattaaactaTCTAAAACGGGTCATCCAACGATAGTGGCTTGCGATAATCAAGCGGAAGTATACAAGTCCAAAGAAGCTGTTGATCCGCCTCAAAATTTTGCGCAAAGGTACAAAGAGCCTGGGCAAATCGGACACAAAGAACCTGCACTAAAGATTCTTAAAAGTGGTAATTCAACTATTTTACAAAGCAATCGTTCAGAACTGACTATTGAACCGGTACAAATGCAGGGAAAGAAATTAGAGAATGTGATTGAAATGTCTCCAAAGCGGAAGGATATCACCATCGCGCCGATCGAATCAAAAAAATCTAAGTTGGAAACTCAGCTTACTCAAATTTTACCTGAGGTTACTATTCAGCCTGTAACGTCTAGGGAACAGAAGCAGTTCTTGTTCGATCCAAAAAACAGTGCAATCAGTCTTCAACAGATGAATGTGATAAATCAAGAAATCAGTATTACTCAAGTGAGACCTCAAAAATCAACTGATGCTTCTATGAATGAGAAATTGAAGGATATTTTATCGAAAAACGTATCCGGTTCCCCGCTGAATTCCGACTGTGAAATTATAGAACACCGTTCAGAATTGATAATAGTAAATGAAAACTCAAACTCAAGCCAGGATGTTGTCATAATAGAAGAGGTATCTACGAATAGAATGCCAGAAGTTAAGGTGCCCAAGAAAAGAGGTAGACCCAGAAGGAATCCATTACCACAAGGAATTACTCATCCTCCACCTCATTTGTTAATATCTAGGGATCCTTTGCCTTTAGACGACGCACAACAGATGCAACAACCGCAAGTACCTCATTTTCCACAATCCAGAGAGAATGAGAGACCTAAGAGAACCTGCAGAAGTCAGAAGAGTTATGCACCTCCTAGAAGAGGTAGAGGGCGAG GTCGAGGAAAGCGAAAATTGGATACTGTGGATCCTCAGATAATGAAGAAGCCTAGAATCGAGCAAGATCTAAACGCGATAGAAGCGTCTACTACGGCTGTAATAACAATAGATGATTCTGGGTTGCAACAAGAATCTTTCGGAAAGTCACCAGAATTGTATAAAGCTCTTAAACAACCAGTAATGGATTCCAAAATTGTTAATTCTTCGGGTAAAGTCAACAAGAAGATTATGGGACAAAAGAATGGTGGAGTAAAAAGTGCAAATATAGTTAATAACACGCTTCCAGACTCCACGGGTATGCAATCGGAAACAAACAAACCACCGGAGATGCGATTACCTAAACCCATATCGAATGAAGTTAAGGATAAAAAGTTGGCTGACATCGTTCCTGAAAGAATGCAAAAGACTGCAACAAAATTAGAGTCCGATATTAGATCCGATAAACCAATGGAAAATGCAAAATTGGAAAACAAGGACATGTTAGTACCACCCGGACATCCAAATTGGTTAACACCAGCATTGAAACGAACAGAAAATGCTACAAAGCATGAGAATATGTCTATGGTACAAGTGATAGATGAGGAAACAAGAATGAGTGCAGAATCGAGTTCTAGATCTCAGACTCCAGCCAGAAATATTTCTGCACCAG CCTCTGATACCATAGTAAATGAGGAGTCTCAAGGAAGTGTACTTAGTACTGCAACTACAGAATCAGAAAAAGTAAAGGTCAAGAATCGAAGAATGGAAATTAATTTTGATCCAGACGAAGGACCATTTACAGTCGACAAAATTGCTGAGTATGAATGGCCACTTGATCGTAAAGGTGAAACTTTTATGATACAAGAACAAATATCTCAATACCTTGGTGTAAaatcttttaaaagaaaatacCCAGATTTGAAGAGAAGAGTTGTGGATATGGAAGAAAGGAATTATTTGAGAGAAAATGGTTTGGTTAGCGAGGCAATGTGTGATATGG GTCTAACTGCTATATGTAGTtcagaagtattagatgtaatgTGTAGTGATTTCCCAGATCAGTATGAAGAATATCGCAAACATATGCGTGAAAAGCAAGTAAAAGAACATTCCAAAAAACAGAAAGAATTAACAGCTGCTGCAAATGcagaaaaaaatagaattgatcTAGCAGAAATGGCAGTTCAGTCTGCATTATCTTGGAATATTAGCTTAAATAAAGCTCGACGAGAAAATAGGAAATGCAGCTTAGACTTACAAACTTTCACAATCCATGTGCCAAAGAAACAACAGGAAGTTGAGTCAGAACGCAGAATTGGTCACTATCCTGTTGCATTAATACCAGGGCAATATACAGATTATTACCGCGAATACACACCAGCTGAGTTACGGTATTATCCTCTAAATACTGTTCTTTATGGTCCCATGAGGCCAAATGAACGTAAATTTGATAGCCAATCAGAAGGATCTCAAAGTGATACCGATAGTGATTCATCTTCAGATGATTCAAG TTCGTCTTCTAGCGAGGGAACGCAAGATACCGAAGGCTCACAATCTACAATGGATGACGTAGATATGGAAATAACAAATCgaaaagatgaaataaaattaaagtgCAAGATGTGTTTGAAAACCTTAAATAAACATAGTAAAAATGAAGTATTAATTCAATGTGGTACATGTAATGGACATG TCCATCCATCGTGTATAGATTTAACATTAGACATGGTTCCTCATATTCAATCATACGCATGGCAATGCACAGATTGTAAAACTTGCGCTCAGTGCCATGATCCTGCAGACGAAGATAAAATGCTGTTTTGTGATATGTGCGATAGAGG GTATCATATTTATTG